In Gemmatimonadota bacterium, one DNA window encodes the following:
- the ppsR gene encoding transcriptional regulator PpsR, with product MISTESPGPDVLLVVEPEGRIVDASFSGALVGETSEDWIGRSWSETTVDAGPDKIRRILQSAQSGQVSAFRQINQRFPSGRELPIEYTAVPSGSGGVVAIGKSLQAVAELQSRLVAAQQALERDYWKLRQVETRYRLLFTASRDAVLLVHANTLRIEEANPAAAAVLGANGKGVADLTGRPFLQDVAPDERDGVELLLRRAREQGRAASPQVRLGPSGTAWAIRVALMRTEGEPLFLVQLGSDATESPAEEVGVDLERLLEASPDGFVVVDRKGVILRANRSFLDFAQLGAEGRAVGQSLGRWLGRPGADLTVLLASAQRHGAIRSFSTVIHGDLGGEVDVELSGAGVPEGQPQMFAVVVRDVGRRLASGGEPAPDRLGASLRPLTDQIGKKTLRRLVRDTVGVVERHYIEGALDLTGGNRTAAAELLGLSRQSLYAKLKRYHISGAADDDSPLT from the coding sequence ATGATCTCGACAGAGTCCCCCGGCCCGGACGTGCTCCTCGTGGTGGAGCCCGAGGGCCGCATCGTCGATGCCAGCTTCTCGGGGGCCCTGGTCGGCGAGACCTCGGAAGACTGGATCGGGCGGTCCTGGAGCGAGACCACGGTCGACGCCGGCCCGGACAAGATCCGCCGCATCCTCCAGAGCGCGCAGTCCGGACAGGTCTCCGCCTTCCGGCAGATCAACCAGCGCTTCCCCAGCGGTCGCGAGCTCCCCATCGAGTACACCGCCGTGCCCAGTGGCAGCGGCGGCGTCGTGGCCATCGGCAAGAGCCTGCAGGCCGTGGCCGAGCTCCAGTCCCGCCTGGTGGCCGCCCAGCAGGCCCTCGAGCGGGACTACTGGAAGCTGCGGCAGGTGGAGACGCGGTACCGGCTGCTGTTCACGGCCTCCCGCGACGCCGTGCTGCTCGTGCACGCGAACACGCTCCGGATCGAAGAAGCCAATCCGGCGGCCGCGGCCGTCCTCGGCGCCAACGGGAAGGGAGTCGCGGATCTGACCGGACGTCCGTTCCTGCAGGACGTGGCTCCGGACGAGCGGGACGGGGTGGAGCTGCTGCTGCGCAGGGCACGGGAGCAGGGCAGGGCCGCCTCTCCGCAGGTGCGCCTGGGGCCGAGCGGAACCGCCTGGGCCATCCGCGTCGCGCTGATGCGGACCGAGGGCGAGCCGCTTTTCCTGGTGCAGCTCGGTTCGGACGCGACGGAGTCCCCGGCCGAGGAGGTCGGCGTCGACCTGGAGCGCCTCCTCGAGGCATCCCCCGACGGATTCGTCGTGGTCGATCGCAAGGGCGTCATCCTGCGCGCCAACCGCTCGTTCCTCGACTTCGCCCAGCTCGGAGCCGAAGGTCGCGCGGTCGGTCAGAGCCTGGGTCGGTGGTTGGGCCGTCCCGGCGCCGACCTCACGGTGCTCCTGGCCAGCGCGCAGCGCCACGGCGCCATCCGCAGCTTCTCCACGGTGATCCATGGAGATCTGGGCGGCGAAGTGGACGTGGAGCTGTCGGGCGCGGGCGTTCCCGAGGGCCAACCGCAGATGTTCGCGGTCGTCGTCCGCGACGTCGGCCGGCGCCTGGCCAGCGGTGGCGAGCCGGCACCCGACCGATTGGGCGCGTCGTTGCGCCCGCTCACCGACCAGATCGGGAAGAAGACGCTGCGTCGCCTGGTGCGAGACACCGTCGGCGTCGTGGAGCGCCACTACATCGAGGGAGCGCTGGACCTCACGGGCGGCAACCGCACCGCCGCGGCGGAGCTGCTCGGACTCAGCCGCCAGAGCCTCTATGCGAAGCTCAAGCGCTACCACATCTCGGGCGCGGCGGACGACGATTCGCCGCTGACGTGA
- a CDS encoding ATP-binding protein gives MKTALLAAAIDPALGGVLVLGHRGTGKSTAVRGLARILPPLRARPGCPYRCPPDDPAPCAFCRNGAGPVRRVEVPVVDLPLGTTEDRLVGTFDLERALRTGERAFEPGLLASANRGFLYVDEVNLLEDHLVDLLLDVATTGENVVEREGLSVRHPARFVLVGSGNPEEGDLRPQLLDRFGLSVEVTTPTDPDERVEVVLRRDAYDRDPEGFSRRWSRQDGRIRKRLLAARTALPGVDTPRAVVRAATELCLALGSDGLRGELTLIRAARALTAYEGRPRVEAGDLARVAPSALRHRLRRDPLDETGSTVRVERAVREILDGR, from the coding sequence ATGAAGACCGCCCTGCTGGCGGCGGCCATCGACCCCGCCCTCGGGGGCGTGCTGGTCCTCGGGCATCGCGGCACGGGCAAGTCCACGGCCGTGCGGGGACTCGCGCGCATCCTGCCGCCCCTGCGGGCACGCCCCGGCTGCCCCTACCGCTGCCCCCCCGACGATCCCGCCCCCTGCGCCTTCTGCCGCAACGGGGCCGGGCCGGTGCGCAGGGTGGAGGTGCCGGTCGTGGATCTGCCCCTGGGCACCACCGAGGATCGGCTCGTCGGCACGTTCGATCTCGAACGAGCCCTGCGCACCGGGGAGCGGGCCTTCGAGCCCGGGCTGCTGGCGTCGGCCAACCGTGGCTTCCTCTACGTGGACGAGGTCAACCTGCTCGAGGACCACCTCGTGGACCTCCTCCTGGACGTGGCCACGACCGGGGAGAACGTGGTGGAGCGCGAGGGGCTGAGCGTGCGCCACCCCGCCCGCTTCGTGCTCGTGGGGAGCGGCAATCCGGAGGAGGGCGACCTGAGGCCCCAGCTCCTCGACCGGTTCGGCCTCTCCGTCGAGGTGACCACCCCCACCGACCCGGACGAGCGCGTCGAGGTGGTGTTGCGCCGTGACGCCTACGACCGCGACCCGGAGGGCTTCTCCCGCCGCTGGAGCCGACAGGACGGGCGGATCCGGAAGCGGCTCCTGGCCGCCCGCACGGCCCTCCCGGGTGTCGACACGCCGCGGGCGGTGGTGCGCGCCGCCACGGAGCTGTGCCTGGCGCTGGGGAGCGACGGCCTCCGGGGCGAGCTCACCCTGATCCGCGCGGCCCGGGCGCTGACGGCCTACGAAGGGCGGCCGCGGGTGGAGGCGGGGGATCTCGCGCGGGTGGCGCCGTCGGCCCTTCGCCACCGGCTGCGCCGGGATCCGCTCGACGAGACGGGCTCGACCGTCCGCGTCGAGCGCGCGGTCCGCGAGATCCTGGATGGACGCTGA
- a CDS encoding VWA domain-containing protein yields the protein MDAEAAAPGTDWLERAARALAACPSGLGGAILLAPWPHERDSWLDRLAALAGGSAPGRLPPGTEPERLTGGLDVLASVRRGQPVRVPGLLERHRGGLLVVPQAGRTPAELRAPLLQALEGEAVGIVALEDDPAERVHPALVDRVAFLLAVPARWRPEPLLDEGREAVARARERWSRVQVSPDQVRTLVERAARLGIASLRAPRLAVRTARVLAALAGRTETAAVDVEEAAALVFSGRTATALPDPPDAEGVPEPGEATPPPPDPAPQAGEDASPEAEGEAAPPGSDGADRQVETERLRIPPELIRPPEASGRARGSAAGREGAQGRGGERGRTVGTRSGEGGRRGRLHLIETLRAAAPWQPLRRSGTSTERLDVRAQDLRLRVIERPAATLTVFVVDASGSQARARLGEAKGAVELLLADSYRRREQVALVAFRGREATVELPPTRALARARRVLGGLPGGGGTPLAAGLRLGRLLAERALREGARPRLVLLTDGRPNVDLAGSGDPVRAAADALLEARRVGAAALPCLLVDTGVRPRDSVADLARALGARHVRLPRADAHTIRAAVAGVPS from the coding sequence ATGGACGCTGAGGCGGCGGCACCCGGCACCGACTGGCTGGAGCGCGCCGCGCGCGCCCTGGCCGCCTGCCCCTCCGGGCTGGGCGGCGCGATCCTCCTGGCCCCCTGGCCGCACGAGCGCGACAGCTGGCTGGACCGGCTCGCGGCCCTCGCCGGCGGATCTGCCCCCGGTCGCCTGCCCCCGGGCACCGAGCCGGAGCGCCTGACGGGCGGTCTGGACGTGCTGGCCAGCGTGCGCCGCGGCCAGCCGGTCCGGGTGCCCGGGCTCCTGGAGCGCCACCGCGGGGGCCTGCTCGTGGTGCCCCAGGCCGGTCGGACCCCCGCCGAGCTGCGGGCTCCGCTCCTCCAGGCCCTGGAGGGGGAGGCGGTCGGGATCGTGGCCCTGGAGGACGATCCGGCCGAGCGGGTGCATCCCGCCCTCGTGGACCGGGTGGCGTTCCTCCTGGCGGTGCCGGCACGCTGGCGCCCCGAACCCCTTCTCGACGAGGGGCGGGAGGCAGTGGCGCGCGCGCGGGAGCGCTGGAGCCGAGTCCAGGTCTCGCCGGACCAGGTCCGCACGCTGGTCGAGCGCGCGGCCCGCCTGGGGATCGCATCCCTGCGCGCGCCCCGCCTGGCAGTCCGCACGGCGCGCGTGCTGGCCGCGCTCGCAGGCCGGACCGAGACGGCCGCCGTGGATGTGGAGGAGGCCGCCGCCCTGGTCTTCTCCGGACGGACGGCAACCGCGTTGCCCGATCCCCCGGACGCGGAGGGTGTGCCCGAGCCCGGGGAGGCCACCCCACCACCGCCCGACCCCGCCCCGCAGGCGGGCGAGGACGCCTCCCCCGAAGCGGAAGGCGAGGCCGCTCCGCCCGGTTCGGACGGGGCCGACCGGCAGGTCGAGACCGAGCGGCTGCGCATCCCTCCCGAGCTCATCCGGCCCCCCGAGGCCTCCGGACGCGCCCGCGGAAGCGCCGCGGGGCGCGAGGGCGCGCAGGGCCGGGGAGGCGAGCGCGGGCGGACCGTGGGGACCCGCTCGGGCGAGGGTGGACGTCGAGGCCGGCTCCACCTGATCGAGACGCTGCGCGCGGCCGCGCCCTGGCAACCGCTGCGGCGCAGCGGGACCTCCACGGAGCGCCTCGACGTGCGGGCCCAGGACCTCCGGCTGCGGGTGATCGAGCGTCCCGCCGCCACGCTGACCGTGTTCGTCGTCGACGCGTCCGGGTCGCAGGCGCGCGCGCGTCTCGGCGAAGCCAAGGGAGCCGTGGAGCTGCTGCTGGCGGACAGCTACCGCCGCCGTGAGCAGGTGGCGCTGGTGGCCTTCCGCGGACGCGAGGCCACCGTGGAGCTGCCGCCCACCCGCGCGCTGGCCCGCGCCCGGCGGGTGCTGGGCGGCCTGCCCGGTGGGGGCGGCACGCCACTCGCCGCCGGGCTCCGGCTCGGGCGGCTCCTGGCCGAGCGGGCGCTCCGGGAGGGGGCGCGCCCGCGGCTCGTGCTCCTCACGGACGGGCGGCCCAACGTCGACCTCGCCGGGTCCGGGGATCCGGTCCGGGCCGCCGCGGACGCGCTCCTCGAGGCGCGCCGGGTGGGCGCTGCCGCCCTGCCCTGCCTGCTGGTGGACACCGGGGTCCGGCCCCGCGACTCCGTGGCGGACCTGGCGCGCGCCCTGGGCGCGCGGCACGTCCGCCTCCCGCGCGCGGACGCCCACACCATCCGTGCCGCCGTGGCCGGGGTGCCGTCGTGA
- a CDS encoding chlorophyllide a reductase iron protein subunit X, whose amino-acid sequence MTAPTTLEDRNATRAAPSAEPEPAVATETQIIAIYGKGGIGKSFTLANLSYMMAQQGKKTLLIGCDPKSDTTALLFGGRSCPTIIATSAAKRMAGDEVTISDVCFVRDGVFAMELGGPEVGRGCGGRGIIHGFELLEKLGFHEWGFDFVLLDFLGDVVCGGFGLPIARDMCQKVIVVGSNDLQSLYVANNVCSAVEYFRTMGGNVGVAGLVINKDDGTGEAQAFADAVDIPVLAAIPQDEDIRRKSANYQIIGRPEDRWGPLFAELAAQVTSAPPRAPKPLVHDDLLGLFAKETVGADVVLTPATQADMRGGTQPTRPSLEIHYEEEPAA is encoded by the coding sequence ATGACCGCACCGACGACCCTCGAGGACAGGAACGCCACCCGGGCCGCGCCCTCGGCCGAGCCCGAGCCGGCCGTGGCCACCGAGACCCAGATCATCGCCATCTACGGCAAGGGCGGGATCGGCAAGAGCTTCACGCTCGCCAACCTCTCCTACATGATGGCGCAGCAGGGCAAGAAGACGCTGCTGATCGGCTGCGATCCCAAGAGCGACACCACGGCTCTGCTCTTCGGCGGTCGAAGCTGCCCCACCATCATCGCCACGTCCGCGGCCAAGCGGATGGCGGGCGACGAGGTGACCATCTCCGACGTGTGCTTCGTGCGCGATGGTGTGTTCGCGATGGAGCTCGGAGGCCCCGAGGTCGGCCGCGGCTGTGGCGGGCGCGGGATCATCCACGGATTCGAGCTCCTGGAGAAGCTGGGTTTCCACGAGTGGGGATTCGATTTCGTCCTGCTGGACTTCCTCGGCGACGTCGTCTGTGGCGGGTTCGGCCTGCCGATCGCGCGTGACATGTGCCAGAAGGTCATCGTCGTCGGCTCCAACGATCTGCAGTCCCTCTACGTGGCCAACAACGTCTGCTCCGCGGTCGAGTACTTCCGCACCATGGGTGGCAACGTGGGCGTCGCGGGGCTGGTCATCAACAAGGACGACGGCACGGGCGAAGCCCAGGCGTTCGCGGATGCCGTGGACATCCCGGTGTTGGCCGCGATCCCCCAGGACGAGGACATCCGGCGCAAGAGCGCCAACTACCAGATCATCGGGCGGCCGGAGGATCGCTGGGGACCGCTCTTCGCGGAGCTCGCCGCACAGGTGACGAGCGCCCCGCCGCGGGCCCCGAAGCCGTTGGTCCACGACGACCTGCTCGGCCTGTTCGCCAAGGAGACCGTCGGCGCCGACGTGGTGCTGACACCCGCCACCCAGGCCGACATGCGCGGCGGCACCCAGCCCACCCGCCCGTCCCTCGAGATCCACTACGAGGAGGAGCCCGCGGCATGA
- the bchY gene encoding chlorophyllide a reductase subunit Y — protein sequence MIARADAPARALPVVAPAASGAEGGCASTGGSCGCHGGAERLLQAERGERAAVLDQLRRDYPLGPHDQPQGMCPAFGSLRVGLRMHRTATVLSGSACCVYGLTFTSHFYGARRTVGYVPFNSETLVTGQLFEDIRRALTDLADPERYDTIVMTNLCIPTASGVPLDRLPDQINGVRIIGIDVPGFGVPTHAEAKDVLAGALLRYARREAEHGPVPRPANLVTDRPTVTLLGELFPADPIGIQHLLDPLDVAVGCTVPPREWRELYKALDCAVAAAIHPFYVASVRELEAAGRPVVGSGPVGVDGTAAWLRAIGDRTGTASRFIDEAVDKATRETRAALDRFPLRGRISLSGYEGSELLVARLLVESGAEVPYVGTALPRTPWSAADAEWLEAHGCHVQFRASLEQDVVAFRDLNPDLVVGTTPVVQAAKEAGIPALYFTNLISARPIFGVAGAGSLASTLQGALASREPLQRMRAFFSGVGTGHAVGYGWRDVPQKPLAARERHARARRPDSGADTDTRARVERSARAKGSLRTSDSTAPGEDA from the coding sequence ATGATCGCCCGCGCCGACGCACCCGCCCGCGCCCTGCCCGTCGTCGCTCCGGCCGCCTCTGGAGCCGAGGGTGGATGCGCGAGCACGGGCGGCTCGTGCGGGTGCCACGGGGGCGCGGAGCGGCTGCTGCAGGCGGAGCGCGGAGAGCGGGCCGCCGTGCTGGATCAGCTCCGGCGCGACTACCCGCTCGGACCCCACGACCAGCCGCAGGGCATGTGCCCCGCGTTCGGGTCGCTGCGCGTCGGCCTGCGCATGCACCGCACCGCCACCGTGCTGTCGGGCTCGGCCTGTTGTGTCTATGGGCTCACGTTCACGTCGCACTTCTACGGAGCGCGCCGGACGGTCGGCTACGTCCCGTTCAACTCCGAGACCCTGGTCACCGGCCAGCTCTTCGAGGACATCCGCCGGGCCCTCACCGACCTCGCCGATCCCGAGCGCTACGACACGATCGTGATGACGAACCTGTGCATCCCGACCGCGTCGGGCGTGCCCCTCGATCGCCTGCCCGACCAGATCAACGGCGTCCGCATCATCGGCATCGACGTCCCCGGATTCGGGGTGCCCACCCACGCCGAGGCCAAGGACGTGCTGGCCGGAGCGTTGCTGCGGTACGCCCGTCGGGAAGCGGAGCATGGACCCGTGCCGCGCCCGGCGAACCTCGTCACGGATCGCCCGACCGTCACGCTGCTGGGCGAGCTGTTCCCGGCGGATCCGATCGGCATCCAACACCTGCTGGACCCGCTCGACGTCGCGGTCGGCTGCACCGTCCCGCCGCGAGAGTGGCGTGAGCTCTACAAGGCGCTCGACTGCGCCGTGGCCGCGGCCATCCACCCGTTCTACGTCGCCTCCGTGCGCGAGCTGGAGGCCGCCGGGCGACCGGTGGTGGGCTCGGGTCCGGTCGGTGTGGACGGCACCGCGGCCTGGCTCCGCGCCATCGGAGACCGGACCGGCACCGCGTCCCGCTTCATCGACGAGGCGGTCGACAAGGCCACGCGCGAGACGCGGGCGGCGCTGGATCGCTTCCCCCTGCGAGGCCGCATCTCCCTGTCCGGATACGAGGGCTCGGAGCTGCTCGTCGCCCGTCTCCTGGTCGAGTCCGGCGCCGAGGTGCCGTATGTCGGCACCGCGCTGCCGCGCACGCCCTGGAGCGCCGCGGACGCCGAGTGGCTGGAGGCCCACGGGTGCCACGTCCAGTTCCGCGCCTCGCTGGAGCAGGACGTGGTGGCCTTCCGCGACCTGAACCCCGACCTCGTGGTCGGCACCACACCCGTGGTGCAGGCGGCCAAGGAAGCGGGCATCCCGGCGCTGTACTTCACCAACCTGATCTCCGCCCGCCCGATCTTCGGCGTCGCGGGGGCCGGGAGCCTCGCCTCGACCCTGCAGGGCGCCCTGGCATCGCGAGAGCCCCTCCAGCGCATGCGTGCGTTCTTCTCGGGCGTCGGGACGGGTCACGCCGTCGGATACGGCTGGCGCGACGTGCCCCAGAAGCCGCTGGCCGCCCGCGAGCGGCACGCACGCGCGCGGCGGCCGGACTCAGGTGCCGACACCGACACGCGGGCCCGCGTCGAGCGCTCCGCCCGTGCCAAGGGCTCGCTGCGCACGAGCGACTCCACCGCCCCGGGGGAGGACGCCTGA
- a CDS encoding methyltransferase yields MSGSTKDAPSWLDRLHDRWARLLADPAFQRAAAAFPLTRPIAVRRSRRLFDLSAGFVYTQTLLACCELDLFSRLLEGPADADALAAGSGIAVERLRRLLDAAVALKLLRRRADGLYGLGRHGAPLAGNPGLRAMLAHNRLLYEDLRRPIPLLQGADGTDLARYWPYAGRADPTTLNAEDVAAYSGLMAASQEFVAAEVLDLYPFGRHREVLDVGGGEGAFLAAVRARHPGLRLALFDLPAVAERARSRLACPDASCPEVRIAGGDFLTDALPTGADLVTLVRIVHDHDDDAVLTLFRAVRAALAPGGRLLVAEPMSGVSGASTVGPAYFSWYLLAMGTGRPRTPAELARLLRAAGFGQVGRARTRNPVLASVLTASL; encoded by the coding sequence GTGAGCGGGTCCACGAAGGACGCGCCCTCCTGGCTGGACCGCCTGCACGACCGCTGGGCGCGCCTGCTGGCCGACCCCGCGTTCCAACGGGCCGCGGCCGCCTTCCCGCTCACCCGTCCCATCGCGGTCCGCCGCTCGCGGCGCCTGTTCGACCTGAGCGCCGGCTTCGTGTACACGCAGACCCTGCTCGCCTGCTGCGAGCTGGACCTGTTCTCCCGGCTCCTCGAGGGTCCGGCCGACGCCGACGCGCTGGCGGCGGGATCCGGGATCGCCGTGGAGCGACTCCGGCGCCTGCTGGACGCGGCGGTCGCGCTGAAGCTCCTGCGACGGCGCGCCGACGGTCTCTACGGGCTGGGGCGGCACGGCGCCCCCCTGGCCGGCAACCCGGGGCTGCGGGCGATGCTGGCCCACAACCGGCTGCTCTACGAGGACCTGCGGCGGCCCATCCCGCTGTTGCAGGGCGCCGACGGCACCGACCTGGCGCGGTACTGGCCGTACGCGGGGCGGGCCGACCCCACCACGCTGAACGCCGAGGACGTGGCGGCCTACAGTGGACTCATGGCGGCGTCCCAGGAGTTCGTGGCCGCCGAGGTCCTGGATCTCTACCCGTTCGGACGGCACCGCGAGGTGCTGGACGTGGGAGGCGGCGAGGGTGCCTTCCTGGCCGCCGTGCGCGCCCGCCACCCGGGGCTCCGCTTGGCCCTCTTCGACCTCCCGGCCGTGGCGGAGCGGGCACGGAGCCGCCTGGCCTGTCCCGATGCCTCCTGCCCGGAGGTCCGGATCGCCGGAGGCGACTTCCTCACGGACGCGCTCCCGACGGGGGCCGACCTGGTCACGCTCGTCCGGATCGTCCACGACCACGACGACGACGCCGTCCTGACGCTGTTCCGGGCCGTCCGGGCCGCCCTGGCTCCGGGCGGACGTCTCCTCGTGGCCGAACCCATGTCGGGCGTCTCCGGAGCCTCCACGGTGGGACCCGCCTACTTCTCGTGGTACCTCCTGGCCATGGGGACCGGCCGTCCCCGCACGCCCGCAGAGCTGGCCCGGCTTCTCCGCGCCGCCGGCTTCGGGCAGGTCGGCCGGGCCCGCACCCGCAATCCGGTCCTCGCCTCGGTCCTGACCGCTTCGCTCTGA
- the bchC gene encoding chlorophyll synthesis pathway protein BchC, with translation MDTTALVLDAPRRLRLERMPLPAVQDGDVVVDVHWSGVSAGTEKLLWTGEMPPFPGLAYPLVPGYEAVGRITHVGAHSGRSAGEWVFVPGASCFGSIRGLFGADATRLVVPGDRPIRIRDTVGEAGSLLALAATALHALRRGPTEEPLLIVGHGALGQLIARLATALRTAPPVVWEINPTRRVGSGYAVIAPDDDDAGRRYACVIDASGHKSILNTAMPRLLRGGTIVLAGFYSRLTFDFVPAFLREAEVRVAAEWTPTDLHDVARLVDEGTLDLDGIITHRIDARRAPSDYANAFQDPTCVKLLLDWREMA, from the coding sequence GTGGACACCACCGCACTGGTCCTGGACGCGCCGCGCCGGCTCCGACTGGAGCGGATGCCCCTGCCCGCCGTGCAGGACGGCGACGTGGTGGTGGACGTGCACTGGAGCGGGGTGAGCGCCGGTACCGAGAAGCTGTTGTGGACGGGAGAGATGCCTCCGTTTCCCGGACTCGCCTATCCGCTGGTGCCCGGCTACGAGGCGGTGGGACGCATCACCCACGTGGGCGCCCACTCCGGGCGCAGCGCGGGCGAGTGGGTCTTCGTGCCCGGCGCGAGCTGCTTCGGCTCCATCCGCGGCCTGTTCGGCGCCGATGCGACCCGGCTCGTGGTTCCCGGCGATCGACCCATCCGCATCCGCGACACGGTCGGCGAGGCGGGTAGCCTGCTGGCTCTGGCCGCGACGGCCCTGCACGCGCTGCGACGCGGCCCCACCGAGGAGCCCCTGCTGATCGTCGGCCACGGAGCCCTGGGGCAGCTGATCGCGCGCCTCGCCACCGCGTTGCGCACCGCGCCGCCGGTCGTGTGGGAGATCAATCCCACCCGTCGCGTGGGCAGCGGGTACGCTGTGATCGCGCCCGACGACGACGACGCGGGCCGTCGGTACGCGTGCGTCATCGATGCCAGCGGTCACAAGAGCATCCTGAACACGGCGATGCCGCGCCTGCTGCGCGGGGGGACCATCGTGCTCGCGGGCTTCTACTCCCGCCTCACCTTCGACTTCGTCCCCGCCTTCCTGCGGGAAGCGGAGGTGCGGGTGGCGGCCGAATGGACGCCCACCGATCTGCACGACGTCGCCCGGCTCGTGGACGAAGGCACCTTGGATCTCGACGGCATCATCACCCACCGCATCGATGCCCGCCGCGCTCCGTCGGACTACGCCAACGCGTTCCAGGATCCGACCTGCGTCAAGCTGCTCCTGGACTGGAGAGAGATGGCATGA